One Rissa tridactyla isolate bRisTri1 chromosome 4, bRisTri1.patW.cur.20221130, whole genome shotgun sequence DNA window includes the following coding sequences:
- the CDK2AP2 gene encoding cyclin-dependent kinase 2-associated protein 2 isoform X1, translating into MSYKPIAPAPATPGAASASPAPPGPAPPATSVPSPSGSVPGAAAPFRPLFNDFGPPSMGYVQASSTPGRWSGSAWQRQSATPARNGSCQPGPPPPNTLLRDPPVSAGGGGGGGRRAAPAPPSPLRALCSLYKCVFL; encoded by the exons ATGTCCTACAAGCCCATCGCTCCCGCCCCCGCTACCCCCGGAGCCGCCAGCGCCAGCCCGGCCCCACCGGGGCCCGCACCTCCCG CCACGAGTGTCCCGTCGCCCTCCGGCTCCGTCCCCGGTGCCGCCGCCCCGTTCCGGCCCCTCTTCAATGACTTCGGGCCGCCGTCCATGGGCTACGTGCAG GCATCATCCACGCCCGGGCGCTGGTCAGGGAGTGCCTGGCAGAGACAGAGCGCAACGCCCGCACGTAACGGCAGCTGTCAaccgggacccccaccccccaacacccTGCTCCGGGACCCCCCGGTgtcagcgggggggggggggggggggggccgccgtgctgcccccgcccccccttcccctctccgtGCTCTCTGCTCTCTTTATAAATGCGTGTTTTTATAA
- the CDK2AP2 gene encoding cyclin-dependent kinase 2-associated protein 2 isoform X2 — MSYKPIAPAPATPGAASASPAPPGPAPPATSVPSPSGSVPGAAAPFRPLFNDFGPPSMGYVQAMKPPGAPGSQSTYTDLLSVIEEMGKEIRPTYAGSKSAMERLKRGIIHARALVRECLAETERNART; from the exons ATGTCCTACAAGCCCATCGCTCCCGCCCCCGCTACCCCCGGAGCCGCCAGCGCCAGCCCGGCCCCACCGGGGCCCGCACCTCCCG CCACGAGTGTCCCGTCGCCCTCCGGCTCCGTCCCCGGTGCCGCCGCCCCGTTCCGGCCCCTCTTCAATGACTTCGGGCCGCCGTCCATGGGCTACGTGCAG gcgATGAAGCCCCCCGGGGCACCGGGCTCGCAGAGCACCTACACCGACCTGCTCTCGGTCATcgaggagatggggaaggagatCCGGCCCACCTACGCCGGCAGCAAGAGCGCCATGGAACGGCTGAAGCGGG GCATCATCCACGCCCGGGCGCTGGTCAGGGAGTGCCTGGCAGAGACAGAGCGCAACGCCCGCACGTAA
- the CDK2AP2 gene encoding cyclin-dependent kinase 2-associated protein 2 isoform X3 — protein sequence MGYVQAMKPPGAPGSQSTYTDLLSVIEEMGKEIRPTYAGSKSAMERLKRGIIHARALVRECLAETERNART from the exons ATGGGCTACGTGCAG gcgATGAAGCCCCCCGGGGCACCGGGCTCGCAGAGCACCTACACCGACCTGCTCTCGGTCATcgaggagatggggaaggagatCCGGCCCACCTACGCCGGCAGCAAGAGCGCCATGGAACGGCTGAAGCGGG GCATCATCCACGCCCGGGCGCTGGTCAGGGAGTGCCTGGCAGAGACAGAGCGCAACGCCCGCACGTAA